One genomic segment of Esox lucius isolate fEsoLuc1 chromosome 15, fEsoLuc1.pri, whole genome shotgun sequence includes these proteins:
- the LOC105015450 gene encoding vacuolar protein 8 isoform X2, translated as MDTGLCKKCAQLLKNLVASLNQLAAGFVKKMKECMTALSNCSCLRKNKSSATYSVQQERQAACALLDHLDTVESPLHVALLEPYRTLLLSSDLEVQRKTSLSLANLLFKNKVSAEQIIETGMVLPLLERLQSWDPTVQRNSGQCVALLASSDSSREAILSMGGVIPLLVLAKSYDPLVQQNAVWALLNLTLSEGTMKVLCREGAIPVLALLLQSSNYKVQFYSCSALSNIAMFPEHHPKMLGIGDSFLLKSLLTLMSSSVEKNATQACRCLRILSGNVGTLEQLMHLDCALPLKKLICSPSLPLAEAAIRLLSELSTHELSRTSLVNVGMLHVIEQLLLGDKSSPIIIEHIVVTIINLSSACEEQQAVMYRKCLTGLLQALVSSVTSEETVLCITSCLHHLISYDNVIKLLKPHYATILEYILLYLKNQEVRFQQLAIETLCNLKKDQDFSVVMSSSLEEQLKMVHAQTERTRLLLQKI; from the exons ATGGACACTGGACTATGTAAAAAGTGTGCCCAATTGCTGAAGAACTTAGTTGCTTCTTTGAATCAATTGGCAGCTGGATTTGTTAAGAAGATGAAGGAGTGTATGACGGCCTTGTCAAATTGTAGCTGCCTGAGGAAGAATAAAAGTTCTGCGACCTATTCTGTGCAGCAAGAGAGACAAGCTGCATGTGCGTTACTGGACCACCTGGACACAG TGGAATCTCCTTTACATGTTGCTCTCCTGGAGCCATACAGAACTCTTCTGCTATCCAGTGACCTGGAGGTACAGAGGAAGACCTCTTTGTCTCTGGCTAATCTGCTATTTAAGAACAAAG TGAGTGCTGAGCAGATCATTGAGACGGGGATGGTGTTGCCCCTGCTTGAGAGGCTCCAGTCTTGGGATCCCACTGTCCAGAGGAACTCCGGTCAATGTGTGGCCTTACTGGCCTCCTCGG ACTCAAGCAGAGAAGCTATTTTGTCAATGGGTGGGGTGATTCCACTACTGGTTTTAGCCAAATCTTATGACCCTCTGGTCCAACAGAATGCAGTTTGGGCTCTTTTAAACCTCACACTTTCAG AGGGGACGATGAAAGTTTTATGTAGAGAGGGAGCCATTCCTGTCCTAGCACTTCTCCTGCAGTCCTCCAACTATAAGGTTCAG TTCTACAGCTGCTCTGCGCTGAGCAACATTGCCATGTTTCCTGAGCATCATCCCAAGATGTTGGGCATAGGAGACTCTTTTCTTTTGAAGTCTCTGCTAACGCTCATGTCCTCGTCAGTAGAGAAG AATGCGACCCAAGCTTGCAGATGCCTTCGAATCCTCTCAGGGAATG TTGGGACGCTGGAGCAGCTGATGCACCTGGACTGTGCGTTACCTCTGAAAAAACTGATCTGTTCCCCGTCTCTTCCCCTGGCTGAGGCTGCTATAAGACTGCTATCTGAGCTATCGACACACGAACTCAGTAGA ACGAGCCTGGTGAATGTGGGCATGTTACATGTTATAGAGCAGCTGCTTCTTGGTGACAAATCCAGCCCGATCATCATCGAACACATTGTTGTCACCATAATCAACCTTAGCAGCGCCTGTGAGGAACAGCAG GCTGTTATGTATAGAAAGTGTTTAACAGGACTTCTTCAGGCTCTTGTGTCCAGTGTGACCTCAGAGGAGACTGTTCTGTGCATCACATCCTGTTTACATCATCTGATCAGCTATG ACAATGTCATCAAACTACTGAAACCCCACTATGCAACCATCTTGGAATATATTCTGTTGTATCTGAAGAACCAGGAAGTCCGGTTCCAACAGCTTGCCATTGAAACTTTGTGTAACCTCAAGAAAG ACCAAGATTTTTCAGTGGTGATGAGTAGCAGCCTGGAGGAGCAGCTAAAAATGGTGCAtgcacagacagagaggacCCGGCTTTTACTGCAGAAGATATAG
- the LOC105015450 gene encoding vacuolar protein 8 isoform X1, whose translation MDTGLCKKCAQLLKNLVASLNQLAAGFVKKMKECMTALSNCSCLRKNKSSATYSVQQERQAACALLDHLDTVESPLHVALLEPYRTLLLSSDLEVQRKTSLSLANLLFKNKVSAEQIIETGMVLPLLERLQSWDPTVQRNSGQCVALLASSDSSREAILSMGGVIPLLVLAKSYDPLVQQNAVWALLNLTLSEGTMKVLCREGAIPVLALLLQSSNYKVQFYSCSALSNIAMFPEHHPKMLGIGDSFLLKSLLTLMSSSVEKNATQACRCLRILSGNVGTLEQLMHLDCALPLKKLICSPSLPLAEAAIRLLSELSTHELSRTSLVNVGMLHVIEQLLLGDKSSPIIIEHIVVTIINLSSACEEQQAVMYRKCLTGLLQALVSSVTSEETVLCITSCLHHLISYDSLQSQLATEMTPEHVSTLVMFSVQMEKAELSFRSASIISKLDMNDNVIKLLKPHYATILEYILLYLKNQEVRFQQLAIETLCNLKKDQDFSVVMSSSLEEQLKMVHAQTERTRLLLQKI comes from the exons ATGGACACTGGACTATGTAAAAAGTGTGCCCAATTGCTGAAGAACTTAGTTGCTTCTTTGAATCAATTGGCAGCTGGATTTGTTAAGAAGATGAAGGAGTGTATGACGGCCTTGTCAAATTGTAGCTGCCTGAGGAAGAATAAAAGTTCTGCGACCTATTCTGTGCAGCAAGAGAGACAAGCTGCATGTGCGTTACTGGACCACCTGGACACAG TGGAATCTCCTTTACATGTTGCTCTCCTGGAGCCATACAGAACTCTTCTGCTATCCAGTGACCTGGAGGTACAGAGGAAGACCTCTTTGTCTCTGGCTAATCTGCTATTTAAGAACAAAG TGAGTGCTGAGCAGATCATTGAGACGGGGATGGTGTTGCCCCTGCTTGAGAGGCTCCAGTCTTGGGATCCCACTGTCCAGAGGAACTCCGGTCAATGTGTGGCCTTACTGGCCTCCTCGG ACTCAAGCAGAGAAGCTATTTTGTCAATGGGTGGGGTGATTCCACTACTGGTTTTAGCCAAATCTTATGACCCTCTGGTCCAACAGAATGCAGTTTGGGCTCTTTTAAACCTCACACTTTCAG AGGGGACGATGAAAGTTTTATGTAGAGAGGGAGCCATTCCTGTCCTAGCACTTCTCCTGCAGTCCTCCAACTATAAGGTTCAG TTCTACAGCTGCTCTGCGCTGAGCAACATTGCCATGTTTCCTGAGCATCATCCCAAGATGTTGGGCATAGGAGACTCTTTTCTTTTGAAGTCTCTGCTAACGCTCATGTCCTCGTCAGTAGAGAAG AATGCGACCCAAGCTTGCAGATGCCTTCGAATCCTCTCAGGGAATG TTGGGACGCTGGAGCAGCTGATGCACCTGGACTGTGCGTTACCTCTGAAAAAACTGATCTGTTCCCCGTCTCTTCCCCTGGCTGAGGCTGCTATAAGACTGCTATCTGAGCTATCGACACACGAACTCAGTAGA ACGAGCCTGGTGAATGTGGGCATGTTACATGTTATAGAGCAGCTGCTTCTTGGTGACAAATCCAGCCCGATCATCATCGAACACATTGTTGTCACCATAATCAACCTTAGCAGCGCCTGTGAGGAACAGCAG GCTGTTATGTATAGAAAGTGTTTAACAGGACTTCTTCAGGCTCTTGTGTCCAGTGTGACCTCAGAGGAGACTGTTCTGTGCATCACATCCTGTTTACATCATCTGATCAGCTATG ATTCATTACAGTCTCAGTTGGccacagaaatgactcctgaacATGTTTCAACTTTGGTGATGTTTTCTGTGCAAATGGAAAAAGCAGAACTGTCCTTTAGGTCTGCTTCGATCATCAGCAAACTAGACATGAACG ACAATGTCATCAAACTACTGAAACCCCACTATGCAACCATCTTGGAATATATTCTGTTGTATCTGAAGAACCAGGAAGTCCGGTTCCAACAGCTTGCCATTGAAACTTTGTGTAACCTCAAGAAAG ACCAAGATTTTTCAGTGGTGATGAGTAGCAGCCTGGAGGAGCAGCTAAAAATGGTGCAtgcacagacagagaggacCCGGCTTTTACTGCAGAAGATATAG